GTCCTCGGCATCACCACGTCCGTCACGCGGCTCGACGAGACCATGCAGGAGTTCGTGGCGCTCGGCACCGCGGTGCGCGCCGAGACGCGGCAACGGCCGCGGCGCGTGTTCACCACCGAGCTGCCGGGCCAGGACGTCGGCAAGCTGATGCAGGCCGGCTGGGTGCCCGCGGCCGTCGCGATCGGCATCTCCGCGCACACCACGTTCGACTACAACATGCAGTACCAGACCACGATGTGGGCCGGGAACGTCGAGGTCGACGCCCACACCCGGCTCGTCACCGAGGTGCGAGCCGACGCGCGCAGCCAGTTCCGCAAGACCGTGCAGACCACCGGCGCCGACGGGGCGATCGTCTCGCGGATGTCGCTCGACACCTGGCAGCTGGGCGAGGTCGCCGTGGCCGGGGTGTCGAGCGTGTTCGGCACCGCCATCGCCCGTTTCCACAGCGGCAAATCCGCGCCCACGTCCGCGCTCACCATCCTGCCGCTGAACCGAGTTTGAAGGAGGCCCTGTGACGACCACGGACCCCGCCGCACAGCAGATCCCGGAAGATGCGATGCGCCGGCTCGCCGAGATGCGGCCGGGACAGGCGACGAGCCTGTTCACGTCCGACCTGAGCGTGAACGAGTTCCTCCTCGTGCGCGAGGCCGGCTTCCGCCCGCTGGGCCTGGTGCTCGGATCGAGCATCTACCACGTCGGGTTCCAGATGGGACGCTGGAGCA
The sequence above is a segment of the Amycolatopsis sp. 2-15 genome. Coding sequences within it:
- a CDS encoding heavy metal-binding domain-containing protein; the protein is MPDWDGRGLPPVARARVDRFASSGLRTSLLSVPGAIGAEVAGFTPVGEVMGCVVERLGWTSGFGITPNQQAAIYADALRQGYRTALDRLRLEAEAIGADGVLGITTSVTRLDETMQEFVALGTAVRAETRQRPRRVFTTELPGQDVGKLMQAGWVPAAVAIGISAHTTFDYNMQYQTTMWAGNVEVDAHTRLVTEVRADARSQFRKTVQTTGADGAIVSRMSLDTWQLGEVAVAGVSSVFGTAIARFHSGKSAPTSALTILPLNRV